The Vicia villosa cultivar HV-30 ecotype Madison, WI linkage group LG1, Vvil1.0, whole genome shotgun sequence genome includes a region encoding these proteins:
- the LOC131615055 gene encoding protein SEED AND ROOT HAIR PROTECTIVE PROTEIN-like — translation MAFINIYFLAFMLVIISMLIPCSSGYVSGNDYGTKKQVVTKKPNFTEKLFSNNIGIQGLVYCKSNFKLIPLEGAVVRITCEAVDEYGFETTPFTFLSDATDVKGFFLATLFQLELVAEKRVLKKCRAFLDASPWNNCNYPTDVNKGISGAELHSYRFLNDKKMNLYTVGPFVFTSTPKSISNGY, via the exons ATGGCTTTTATAAATATCTATTTTCTGGCTTTCATGCTTGTGATCATATCCATGTTAATCCCATGTAGTTCTGGTTATGTTAGTGGCaatgactatggcaccaaaaaACAAGTAGTGACCAAGAAACCAAATTTCACAGAAAAACTTTTCTCCAACAATATTGGCATTCAAGGTCTTGTTTATTGCAAATCTAACTTTAAACTCATTCCACTGGAAG GAGCCGTTGTAAGGATAACATGTGAAGCTGTTGATGAATATGGATTTGAAACAACACCGTTCACTTTCTTAAGTGATGCAACCGATGTAAAAGGCTTTTTCCTTGCAACACTGTTTCAACTAGAGCTTGTTGCAGAAAAACGGGTGCTGAAGAAGTGCAGAGCTTTCCTTGACGCATCTCCTTGGAACAATTGCAATTATCCCACTGACGTTAACAAAGGGATTAGTGGTGCCGAGCTTCATTCTTATCGCTTCCTCAATGATAAGAAGATGAATTTGTATACCGTGGGACCTTTTGTATTCACCTCAACGCCCAAATCAATCTCCAATGGATATTAG
- the LOC131615062 gene encoding proline-rich protein 3-like has protein sequence MMAYHKLIFTTSIFVLTFLAVASATDYEYGSTQNTEKSKPETEVDNKPYSTKPNYDAYKSKIDFEYSLTSEIGKPKPDTDYEPHFTKPNYRVPKPKVNYRYSPVPNIEKPEHELYYKHSTKPDYEAPKPETNYGYGPTPKNENHKSEEAYTPNPPKPYNEISKSNTDYGYGPTPKVEKPKSTTPYTQNPTKPDYKVSKPKTDYGYSPTPKIEKPKSEETYKPNPTKPEYETPKPKTSYEYVPTPKTEKPKLDTDYIPLPTKPYYEAPKPKESYQVQLPTVIGVQGTVLCKSGSNYYPIQGAVARVKCECVNELGYETGPITVFSHVTDSKGYFYVTLSLPGLGSKLKINECKAYLESSPLETCKVPTDVNHGISGAPLSSYRLLDNKFKLYSVAPFFCTSQAKSVPGY, from the exons ATGATGGCTTATCATAAACTGATTTTCACCACCTCTATCTTTGTTCTTACGTTTCTGGCTGTTGCCTCCGCAACAGATTATGAATATGGTTCAACCCAAAACACTGAGAAGTCCAAACCCGAAACTGAAGTTGATAATAAACCATACTCTACCAAACCAAACTATGATGCTTATAAATCCAAAATAGATTTTGAGTATAGTTTAACTTCAGAAATTGGGAAACCCAAACCTGATACAGATTACGAACCACATTTCACAAAACCAAACTATAGAGTTCCCAAACCCAAAGTAAACTATAGATATAGTCCGGTTCCAAATATAGAGAAACCTGAACATGAATTATATTACAAACACTCCACAAAACCGGACTATGAAGCTCCCAAACCTGAAACAAATTATGGATATGGTCCAACTCCAAAGAATGAGAATCACAAATCTGAAGAAGCTTACACACCAAATCCTCCAAAACCATACAATGAAATTTCCAAATCCAACACTGATTATGGATATGGTCCAACTCCAAAGGTTGAGAAACCTAAATCTACAACACCTTACACACAAAATCCAACAAAACCAGACTACAAAGTTTCTAAACCCAAAACAGACTATGGATATAGTCCAACCCCAAAGATTGAAAAACCAAAGTCTGAAGAAACTTACAAACCAAACCCTACCAAACCAGAATACGAAACTCCCAAACCCAAAACAAGTTATGAGTATGTTCCAACACCAAAAACTGAGAAACCCAAACTCGATACAGATTATATACCACTCCCAACAAAGCCATATTATGAAGCTCCAAAACCAAAAGAAAGCTACCAAGTGCAATTGCCTACAGTCATTGGTGTCCAAGGAACAGTTTTATGCAAATCCGGGTCCAACTATTACCCAATTCAAG GAGCTGTTGCACGAGTTAAATGTGAATGTGTGAATGAGCTTGGATACGAGACAGGTCCTATAACAGTGTTCAGTCATGTAACAGATAGTAAAGGTTATTTCTATGTTACACTGTCATTACCTGGGCTAGGATCAAAATTGAAGATTAATGAATGCAAAGCATACCTAGAGAGTTCTCCATTAGAGACATGTAAAGTTCCCACAGACGTGAATCATGGAATAAGTGGTGCTCCTCTTTCATCTTATCGTCTTCTTGACAACAAGTTCAAATTGTACTCTGTGGCACCTTTCTTCTGTACCTCACAAGCTAAATCAGTCCCTGGTTATTAA